From the Candidatus Bathyarchaeota archaeon genome, one window contains:
- the uvrA gene encoding excinuclease ABC subunit UvrA codes for MRDSISVKGAREHNLKNIDVELPRNNLIVVTGLSGSGKSTLAFDTIYAEGQRRYVESLSAYARQFLGLMDKPDVDSIDGLSPAISIEQKSTSKNPRSTVGTVTEIYDYLRLLYARIGTHHCPKCGSSIRPQSPENITSLIMADKGKTLVFLAPVIRGMKGTHEQVFDDLKKEGFTKIRVDQKIYDSDTIKDEVKLLRYEKHWIEAVVDTVTITDEERSRIAEAVEQALQIGKGTLIVIDAQDVDADKKRELERFQGETLYSTFGACPNHPEIVFESLEPRMFSFNSPFGACPTCHGLGEISEVSEDLVIPDKTKSIMDGALAVYGRMDLTWRAQQLAMVGKKHGFDIFTPIKDFTPKQLHILMYGDREPLQGNWSNGASMWMHNGWEGVIPQTMRLYKQTESEYRKSEIEKFMKSRLCNTCNGKRLQPVVLAVLIKDKSIIDVTDLSIEQAVDFFADLPASLNAKELTIAKQVLKEINERLGFLKNVGLGYLSLSRAARTLSGGEAQRIRLATQIGSNLMGVLYILDEPSIGLHQRDNTKLISTLHRLRDLGNTLIVVEHDEETIRSADYVVDIGPGAGIHGGHIVAEGTPQQIMQNPRSLTGKYLNGTLQIEVPKKRRQPTGYLVLTGATENNLKNLTVKLPLGVLCGVTGVSGSGKSTLMNQTVMPQLREQFGERVDKIGKHDSLAVPKLVRNVIVIDQDPIGRTPRSNPATYTKIFDEIRKLFSATREAKARGYNPGRFSFNVKGGRCETCQGDGVLRIEMNFLPDVYVQCSECKGKRYNKETLSVLYKGKNIAEVLDMTVEEAAKFFESIPILSRKLQTLLDVGLGYIKLGQSSTTLSGGESQRIKITRELSKHKSGHVVYMLDEPTTGLHFDDTKRLIKVLNRLVDKGNTVYVIEHNLDVVKSCDYLIDLGPEGGAAGGNILAQGTPETVSENPNSYTGQFLQKMLKPKQYK; via the coding sequence ATGAGAGATAGTATTTCCGTTAAAGGTGCACGGGAACATAACCTAAAAAATATAGATGTGGAGTTACCCCGAAACAATCTAATCGTGGTTACGGGTTTGTCGGGGTCGGGTAAGAGCACCTTGGCGTTTGATACGATTTACGCGGAGGGTCAGCGCCGTTACGTTGAGAGTTTGTCGGCGTATGCGCGGCAGTTTTTGGGTTTGATGGATAAGCCTGATGTGGATTCGATTGATGGGTTGTCGCCTGCGATTTCTATAGAGCAAAAAAGCACCAGCAAGAACCCACGCAGCACCGTTGGAACCGTTACAGAGATTTATGATTATTTGCGGTTGCTATACGCGCGCATTGGCACACATCACTGTCCCAAATGTGGAAGCTCCATTCGCCCGCAGAGCCCAGAGAACATCACCAGCCTGATTATGGCAGACAAAGGCAAGACCTTGGTGTTTTTGGCGCCAGTCATACGGGGCATGAAGGGCACGCACGAGCAAGTATTTGACGACCTCAAAAAGGAAGGCTTCACCAAAATCCGCGTCGACCAAAAAATCTACGACTCCGACACCATAAAAGACGAGGTCAAACTGCTAAGGTATGAGAAGCACTGGATAGAAGCCGTCGTCGACACCGTCACCATCACCGATGAGGAACGCAGCCGCATAGCCGAAGCCGTCGAACAAGCGCTTCAAATCGGCAAAGGAACCCTAATCGTCATCGACGCGCAAGACGTGGATGCAGACAAAAAACGTGAACTCGAACGCTTCCAAGGCGAAACCCTCTACAGCACCTTTGGCGCCTGCCCCAACCACCCCGAAATCGTATTTGAAAGCCTAGAACCGCGTATGTTCAGCTTCAACTCGCCCTTTGGAGCCTGCCCAACCTGCCACGGACTAGGAGAAATCAGCGAAGTCTCCGAAGACCTCGTAATACCCGACAAAACCAAATCCATCATGGACGGCGCATTAGCAGTTTATGGTCGAATGGATTTGACCTGGCGTGCCCAGCAACTCGCGATGGTTGGCAAAAAGCACGGCTTTGACATTTTCACGCCCATCAAGGACTTTACGCCCAAGCAGCTGCATATTTTGATGTATGGTGACCGTGAACCTTTGCAGGGCAACTGGTCTAATGGCGCAAGCATGTGGATGCACAATGGCTGGGAAGGCGTCATTCCCCAAACTATGCGGCTCTACAAGCAAACCGAAAGCGAATACCGCAAATCTGAAATAGAAAAATTCATGAAATCGCGCCTGTGCAACACCTGCAACGGCAAACGCCTCCAGCCCGTCGTCTTGGCGGTTCTCATCAAAGACAAAAGCATCATCGACGTTACGGATTTGTCCATAGAGCAGGCGGTGGATTTCTTCGCCGACTTGCCCGCGAGCCTAAACGCGAAAGAGTTGACAATTGCCAAGCAGGTTCTCAAAGAAATCAACGAGCGCCTTGGTTTTCTCAAAAACGTCGGGCTGGGCTATTTGTCGCTGTCACGGGCGGCAAGAACGCTCTCAGGCGGAGAAGCCCAACGCATCCGATTAGCAACCCAAATCGGAAGCAACCTCATGGGCGTCCTATACATCCTCGACGAACCCAGCATCGGATTGCACCAACGCGACAACACCAAACTAATCAGCACCCTACACAGGCTCCGCGACCTAGGAAACACCCTCATCGTGGTCGAACATGACGAGGAAACCATCCGAAGCGCCGACTACGTCGTAGACATCGGACCAGGCGCAGGCATCCACGGCGGACACATAGTCGCAGAAGGCACCCCCCAACAGATAATGCAAAACCCACGCAGCCTCACAGGCAAATACCTAAACGGCACACTACAAATCGAAGTACCCAAAAAACGCAGACAACCCACAGGTTACCTCGTTTTAACAGGCGCCACCGAAAACAACCTCAAAAACCTCACAGTCAAGCTGCCGTTGGGCGTTTTGTGTGGAGTAACAGGGGTTTCAGGTTCAGGCAAAAGCACCCTGATGAACCAAACCGTTATGCCTCAGCTACGTGAACAGTTCGGCGAACGCGTTGACAAAATCGGCAAACACGACAGTTTAGCCGTGCCCAAGCTGGTTAGAAACGTCATAGTCATCGACCAAGACCCAATCGGCAGAACTCCACGCAGCAACCCCGCAACCTACACCAAAATTTTCGACGAAATCCGCAAGCTTTTTTCCGCCACCAGGGAAGCCAAAGCCCGCGGATACAACCCAGGACGCTTTAGCTTCAACGTCAAAGGCGGACGATGTGAAACCTGCCAAGGCGATGGCGTACTGCGTATTGAAATGAATTTCTTGCCCGACGTTTACGTGCAATGCAGCGAATGCAAAGGAAAACGCTACAACAAAGAAACCCTAAGCGTCCTCTACAAAGGCAAAAACATCGCCGAAGTTCTGGACATGACCGTGGAAGAAGCCGCCAAATTCTTCGAAAGCATCCCCATCCTGTCGCGCAAACTGCAGACGCTGCTGGATGTAGGTTTGGGGTACATCAAGCTGGGACAAAGCTCAACGACTCTGTCAGGCGGCGAGAGCCAACGCATCAAAATCACCCGCGAACTCAGCAAACACAAAAGCGGACACGTCGTGTACATGCTCGACGAACCCACCACAGGACTGCATTTCGACGACACCAAACGCCTCATCAAAGTCCTAAACCGCCTCGTAGACAAAGGCAACACCGTCTACGTTATCGAACACAACCTTGACGTCGTCAAAAGCTGCGACTACCTCATCGACCTAGGACCCGAAGGCGGCGCCGCAGGCGGCAACATACTTGCACAAGGCACCCCCGAAACAGTCTCAGAAAACCCCAACTCGTACACGGGACAGTTCCTGCAGAAAATGCTAAAACCCAAACAGTACAAATAA